ACCCTTTAATTCTTCAAATGTTGCAATAAATTCATCGCCACGGACTTCAAAATTCGGATACATATCCCAGCTAGCATTTGCAGGACTGAGAAGAACAATGTCACCTGCTTGTGCTTCAGCAAAAGCTTTTTGCGTTGCATCTTTCACATCAGCAGCATCCATATAGCTAACACCTGCTTTATCTGCTGCTCTCTTGACACGTACTGCAGATTCTCCAAGAATAACCATTTTCTTCAATCCTTGAATATCTGGCACCAATTCGTCAAATTCATTGCCACGGTCCAGTCCACCAGCAATCAAGATGACCTTACTATTGTCAAAACCAGATAAAGCCTTTTGCGTTGCAAGAATATTTGTGGATTTGCTATCGTTATAAAATTTAACATGGTTGATTTCACCGACATATTGGAGACGATGTTTAACACCGCCAAAACCTGCCAAAGTTTCTTTGATGACTTGATTTTCAATGCCACGCAGTTTCGCAACTGCAATAGTTGCGAGGGCATTTTCAACATTATGACTTCCCGGAACGCCAAGCTCATCTGCTGCCATAACAGGCTCTCCACGGAAGGTCAACATGTTTCCCTCTAAGTAAGCGCCGTCTACCTTTTCTGTCGTTGAAAATGGTACAACGGTCGCTTGCGTCTTTGCAGCCAGCTCTTTCGCTAATGTTTGGTTGAAATTCAATACGAGGAAGTCAGATTTGCTCATATTTTTTTGAATGTTCCATTTAGCCGCCACATAATTTTCAAAAGAGCCATGATAATCAATGTGAGTTGGCATCAAGTTGGTAATCACTGCAATCTCTGGGTGAAAGGTTTCAATACCCATGAGTTGGAAAGAAGACAACTCCATAACTAGAGTATCATTTTGGGTTGCAGTTGTTGCAACTTGACTGGCTGGAAAACCAATATTTCCAGAAAGTAGACCACTTTGACCACCTGCAGTCAAGACTTCCGCAATCATCGTCGTTGTTGTTGTTTTTCCATTAGAACCCGTAATCCCAATAATTGGAGCATCTGAAATCAAATAAGCCAACTCAACTTCAGTGATGACTGGGATTTCCTTTTCCAATGCTTTCTTGACCATAGGGTTGTCGTAACGAATACCAGGATTTTTGACCATTAGTTCAAAGTCTTCATCCAAGAGTTCCAAAGGATGACCACCTGTTACTACTTTGATGCCTTCTTCAAGAAGAGACTGAGCAGCAGGATTTTCCTCAAATGGCTTTCCGTCATTCACTGTGACAATCGCTCCCAACTTATCTAGTAAACGAGCAGCGGATTCACCAGACTTGGCCAAGCCTAAAACTAAAACTTTCTTATTTGCAAAATTTGTAATGTGCTTCATAACATGCCTCTTTTTAATTCTTCTGTATCTATTTTACCTTTTTTTCAGAAAATAAAAAAGCCTTTACGGCTTTTTATTCTTGTCTGTTACGAAGTTTTGAGCGAAACGATACTTTTCTATTTTTTTGTGACAATTTTGAAATATCACGTAGAGAAAAATATGCTACGCCAATCATTGCAATTCCTACGAAAAATTCAGACGGTAATTGAAAAATCTGAAATACTGCCAATCCTAATAAAATGATAAAAGCGACTAGAGCAATCACTAAAACTACTACATTTAAAGTCCCTTTAATGCTCTGTGGAGCAGCAAAAATGTAAAATAATAGAATGAGAATCCCAAAGATTAAATAAAACATTTCTGCTCCTTTCTAGCCCATCCGCTTCTTTCATATAATGGCAGCAAAGCAAATCATTCTTTCATTATTCAGCTGATTTTTTCTTTTTAGCAGCTTTGGCACGTTGATTTTTATCAAGAATTTGTTTCCGCAAACGGATTGATTCTGGTGTGACTTCCATATACTCATCATCATTCAAGAATTCAAGAGATTCTTCCAATGTCAAGATACGAGGTGTTTTAATAACTGCTGTTTGGTCTTTCGTGGCAGACCGAACATTGGTCATTTGTTTTGCTTTTGTAATATTGACCGTCAAGTCATTTTCGCGTGAATTTTCACCAATAATCATTCCTTCATAGACTTCTGTACCTGGATTGACAAAAATGGTTCCACGTTCCTCAATAGACATGATTGAATAAGTCGTTGCTTTTCCTGTATCAATTGACACGAGAGCTCCACGACGGCGTCCACCAATCTCACCTGGAATCAATGGTAGATATTGGTCAAAGGTATGGTTCATAATCCCGTAACCACGCGTCATAGAAAGGAATTCAGTTGAGTATCCAATCAAGCCACGCGCAGGCACAAGGAAAATCAAACGTGTTTGTCCGTTTCCGGTAGCCACCATGTCTAACATTTCACCCTTGCGCTCAGAAAGACTTTGAATAACCGAACCTTGGTATTCTTCTGGGGTGTCAATTTGCACACGCTCAAATGGCTCACATTGCACACCGTCCACTTCTTTGACGATAACTTCTGGGCGCGATACTTGTAACTCATAGCCTTCACGGCGCATGGTTTCAATTAAGATTGATAAGTGCAATTCTCCACGACCTGACACAATCCATTTATCTGGTGAATCAGTCGGATCCACACGAAGTGAGACGTCCGTTTGCAATTCCGCTTGCAGGCGTTCCTCAACCTTACGAGATGTTACCCATTTCCCTTCACGACCAGCAAATGGTGAATTGTTCACCAAGAAAGTCATTTGCAGCGTTGGTTCGTCAATGTGAAGAATTGGCAATGGTTCTACTGCATCTGTCGGAGTAATCGTTTCGCCAACAAAGATATCTTCCATACCAGACACGGCAATCAAATCACCTGCTTTGGCTTCGTCGATTTCACGACGTTCTAGTCCAAAGAAACCAAATAGCTTGGTGACACGGAAGTTTTTCGTTGTGCCGTCTAGTTTAGAAAGTGTCACTTGGTCTCCAACTTTTACAGTCCCGCGGAAAACACGGCCAATCCCAATACGACCTACAAAGTCATTGTAGTCCAAAAGAGAAACTTGGAATTGAAGTGGCTCGTCTG
This Streptococcus anginosus DNA region includes the following protein-coding sequences:
- the murD gene encoding UDP-N-acetylmuramoyl-L-alanine--D-glutamate ligase — translated: MKHITNFANKKVLVLGLAKSGESAARLLDKLGAIVTVNDGKPFEENPAAQSLLEEGIKVVTGGHPLELLDEDFELMVKNPGIRYDNPMVKKALEKEIPVITEVELAYLISDAPIIGITGSNGKTTTTTMIAEVLTAGGQSGLLSGNIGFPASQVATTATQNDTLVMELSSFQLMGIETFHPEIAVITNLMPTHIDYHGSFENYVAAKWNIQKNMSKSDFLVLNFNQTLAKELAAKTQATVVPFSTTEKVDGAYLEGNMLTFRGEPVMAADELGVPGSHNVENALATIAVAKLRGIENQVIKETLAGFGGVKHRLQYVGEINHVKFYNDSKSTNILATQKALSGFDNSKVILIAGGLDRGNEFDELVPDIQGLKKMVILGESAVRVKRAADKAGVSYMDAADVKDATQKAFAEAQAGDIVLLSPANASWDMYPNFEVRGDEFIATFEELKG
- a CDS encoding DUF3165 family protein, with translation MFYLIFGILILLFYIFAAPQSIKGTLNVVVLVIALVAFIILLGLAVFQIFQLPSEFFVGIAMIGVAYFSLRDISKLSQKNRKVSFRSKLRNRQE
- the typA gene encoding translational GTPase TypA, which gives rise to MTKLREDIRNIAIIAHVDHGKTTLVDELLKQSHTLDERKELQERAMDSNDLEKERGITILAKNTAVAYNGVRINIMDTPGHADFGGEVERIMKMVDGVVLVVDAYEGTMPQTRFVLKKALEQDLVPIVVVNKIDKPSARPAEVVDEVLELFIELGADDDQLDFPVVYASAINGTSSMSDDPADQEHTMAPLFDTIIDHIPAPVDNSDEPLQFQVSLLDYNDFVGRIGIGRVFRGTVKVGDQVTLSKLDGTTKNFRVTKLFGFFGLERREIDEAKAGDLIAVSGMEDIFVGETITPTDAVEPLPILHIDEPTLQMTFLVNNSPFAGREGKWVTSRKVEERLQAELQTDVSLRVDPTDSPDKWIVSGRGELHLSILIETMRREGYELQVSRPEVIVKEVDGVQCEPFERVQIDTPEEYQGSVIQSLSERKGEMLDMVATGNGQTRLIFLVPARGLIGYSTEFLSMTRGYGIMNHTFDQYLPLIPGEIGGRRRGALVSIDTGKATTYSIMSIEERGTIFVNPGTEVYEGMIIGENSRENDLTVNITKAKQMTNVRSATKDQTAVIKTPRILTLEESLEFLNDDEYMEVTPESIRLRKQILDKNQRAKAAKKKKSAE